A stretch of the Streptomyces venezuelae genome encodes the following:
- a CDS encoding N-6 DNA methylase, which translates to MPENTAEVTAAEIARLAGVGRAAVSNWRRRHPDFPKPVGGTETSPSFALPEVEEWLRAQGKLAEVPLRERVWQQLSGHPAGAVAGLLEAGCVLLVVRDRPTDWRAPAAVSDQRMATLLRPLLHEVLGARFGAGHPLALTAPGPEAMPLARGVAALAAELGARNAFEFLLGRHLDTSPRQYTPTPPGPAELMAQLAGPAARTVLDPACGTGTLLRAVRSRPQAPATLYAQDSSPELAALSALRLALHGDAEVVAAGADSLRSDAFPGLTADAVLCHPPFNERNWGHEELAYDPRWEYGFPARTESELAWVQHALARLREGGTAVLLMPPAVAARRSGRRIRADLLRRGALRAVAALPAGAAPPYGIPLHLWVLRKPAPHLPPPAGLLLVDTAPLAESGAGRERAAWPAVHSAVLDAWETYDRTGGTEEVPGISRVVPVLELLDDDVDLTPARHLPPPAGGAGPAALTAVRDRLDETLTLAARLTPPPAAPATADGDPARLPLTTIGELARASALVLRTGTGSGTGSAPVLTEQDVYAGTGPSGTLADTADEPVLTEPGDVVVPVIGGATTARVIGPATAGAALGRNLQLLRPDPAALDPWFLAGFLRGTANQRQASSYVSTATRLDVRRLQLPRLPLAEQRRYGDRFRALAAFEDALRLAGRLGEQLVQGLYDGLTDGTVTPE; encoded by the coding sequence ATGCCGGAGAACACCGCAGAGGTCACCGCCGCCGAGATCGCCCGCCTCGCCGGAGTCGGCCGCGCCGCCGTCAGCAACTGGCGCCGCCGCCACCCCGACTTCCCCAAGCCCGTCGGCGGCACCGAGACCAGCCCCTCCTTCGCGCTGCCCGAGGTCGAGGAATGGCTGCGCGCCCAGGGCAAGCTCGCCGAGGTCCCGCTGCGCGAACGGGTCTGGCAGCAGCTCTCCGGACACCCCGCCGGAGCCGTCGCCGGGCTGCTCGAAGCCGGCTGCGTCCTGCTCGTCGTACGCGACCGGCCCACCGACTGGCGCGCCCCCGCAGCCGTCTCCGACCAGCGGATGGCCACCCTCCTCCGGCCGCTCCTCCACGAGGTGCTCGGCGCCCGCTTCGGCGCCGGACACCCCCTCGCCCTCACGGCCCCCGGCCCCGAAGCCATGCCCCTGGCCCGCGGGGTGGCCGCCCTCGCCGCCGAACTCGGCGCCCGCAACGCCTTCGAGTTCCTCCTCGGCCGGCATCTCGACACCAGCCCCCGCCAGTACACGCCGACCCCGCCCGGCCCCGCCGAACTGATGGCCCAACTGGCCGGCCCCGCCGCCCGTACCGTCCTCGACCCGGCCTGCGGCACCGGCACCCTGCTGCGCGCCGTCCGCAGCCGGCCGCAGGCCCCCGCCACCCTGTACGCCCAGGACAGCAGCCCCGAACTCGCCGCCCTGAGCGCCCTCCGGCTCGCCCTGCACGGCGACGCCGAGGTCGTGGCCGCCGGCGCCGACAGCCTGCGCTCCGATGCCTTCCCCGGCCTCACCGCCGACGCCGTGCTCTGCCACCCGCCCTTCAACGAACGCAACTGGGGCCACGAGGAACTCGCCTACGACCCCCGCTGGGAGTACGGCTTCCCCGCCCGCACCGAATCCGAGCTCGCCTGGGTCCAGCACGCCCTCGCCCGCCTCCGCGAGGGCGGTACCGCAGTCCTCCTGATGCCGCCCGCCGTCGCGGCCCGCCGCTCCGGCCGCCGCATCCGCGCCGACCTGCTGCGCCGCGGCGCCCTGCGCGCCGTCGCCGCCCTGCCGGCCGGCGCCGCGCCCCCGTACGGCATCCCGCTCCACCTGTGGGTGCTGCGCAAGCCCGCCCCGCACCTCCCGCCGCCGGCCGGACTGCTGCTCGTGGACACCGCCCCGCTCGCCGAATCCGGGGCGGGCCGGGAGCGGGCCGCCTGGCCCGCCGTCCACAGCGCGGTACTGGACGCCTGGGAGACGTACGACCGGACCGGCGGCACCGAGGAGGTCCCGGGCATCAGCCGGGTCGTCCCGGTCCTCGAACTCCTCGACGACGACGTCGACCTCACCCCGGCCCGCCACCTGCCGCCGCCGGCCGGCGGGGCCGGCCCCGCCGCCCTGACCGCCGTACGGGACCGCCTCGACGAAACGCTCACCCTCGCCGCCCGGCTCACCCCGCCGCCCGCCGCCCCCGCCACCGCCGACGGCGACCCCGCCCGGCTGCCCCTCACCACCATCGGCGAACTTGCCCGGGCCAGCGCCCTGGTGCTCCGTACCGGCACCGGCAGCGGCACCGGCAGCGCACCCGTCCTCACCGAACAGGACGTCTACGCCGGCACCGGCCCCTCCGGGACCCTCGCCGACACCGCCGACGAGCCGGTCCTCACCGAACCCGGGGACGTGGTCGTCCCCGTGATCGGCGGCGCCACCACCGCCCGCGTGATCGGCCCCGCCACCGCCGGCGCCGCCCTCGGCCGCAACCTCCAGCTGCTGCGCCCCGACCCGGCCGCCCTCGACCCCTGGTTCCTGGCCGGCTTCCTGCGCGGCACCGCCAACCAGCGGCAGGCCAGCAGTTACGTCTCCACCGCCACCCGGCTCGACGTACGCCGGCTCCAGCTGCCCCGGCTGCCGCTCGCCGAACAGCGCCGCTACGGCGACCGGTTCCGGGCGCTCGCCGCATTCGAGGACGCCCTGCGGCTGGCCGGACGGCTCGGCGAACAGCTGGTCCAGGGCCTCTACGACGGCCTCACCGACGGAACCGTCACCCCGGAATGA
- a CDS encoding HNH endonuclease family protein — translation MRSRLLPSAALLVLALSGCTDSDTSSGTPAPGPGRADGANALAAVDQLPVKGRAPKTGYERAQFGTAWLDTNGNGCGTRDDILKRDLAGATLKNGDACKVASGVLEKDPYTGERIEYERGKPDAGVDIDHVVALSDAWQKGAGSWDKAKRIAFANDPLNLLAVEPAANRKKGDGDAATWLPPDRSYRCTYVAAQVAVKQKYRLWVTAGERDAMKRVLSGCPDQRLFTGGNPTAPPARLAR, via the coding sequence ATGCGCTCCCGACTGCTGCCCTCCGCCGCCCTCCTGGTCCTCGCCCTGTCCGGTTGCACCGACTCGGACACATCCTCCGGAACCCCGGCCCCCGGCCCCGGCCGGGCCGACGGGGCCAACGCCCTGGCCGCCGTCGACCAGCTGCCCGTCAAGGGGCGGGCGCCGAAGACCGGGTACGAGCGGGCCCAGTTCGGCACCGCATGGCTGGACACGAACGGCAATGGCTGCGGCACCCGCGACGACATACTCAAGCGCGACCTGGCGGGCGCCACCTTGAAGAACGGCGACGCCTGCAAGGTGGCTTCGGGCGTGCTGGAGAAGGACCCGTACACGGGGGAGCGGATCGAGTACGAACGCGGGAAGCCGGACGCCGGCGTGGACATCGACCATGTCGTCGCGCTCTCGGACGCCTGGCAGAAGGGCGCCGGCTCCTGGGACAAGGCCAAGCGCATCGCCTTCGCCAACGACCCGTTGAACCTGCTCGCCGTGGAGCCCGCGGCCAACCGGAAGAAGGGGGACGGGGACGCGGCGACCTGGCTCCCGCCGGACCGGTCGTACCGCTGTACCTATGTCGCGGCCCAGGTCGCGGTGAAGCAGAAGTACCGGCTGTGGGTCACCGCGGGTGAGCGGGACGCGATGAAGCGGGTGCTGTCGGGCTGCCCGGACCAGCGGCTGTTCACCGGCGGCAATCCCACGGCGCCCCCGGCCCGGCTGGCCCGCTGA
- a CDS encoding antitoxin: MGIFDRFKDQAKSKGKEMSDQAEREANERTGGKYTDKVDQAQQQVEDKLGIDDDPNK; this comes from the coding sequence ATGGGGATTTTCGACAGGTTCAAGGACCAGGCCAAGTCCAAGGGCAAGGAGATGTCCGACCAGGCCGAGCGAGAGGCCAACGAGCGGACCGGCGGCAAGTACACCGACAAGGTCGACCAAGCCCAGCAGCAGGTGGAAGACAAGCTGGGCATCGACGACGACCCGAACAAGTAG